The following proteins are encoded in a genomic region of Glycine soja cultivar W05 chromosome 17, ASM419377v2, whole genome shotgun sequence:
- the LOC114392130 gene encoding F-box only protein 13-like yields the protein MEHSLKRKSPESGDNLLFNRFSLDDLNEDLLERVLSWLPTSSFFRLTSVCKRWKSAAASVSFKLACSHVPSRDPWFLMVAPNLNQSIVFDTAENSWKRLNHLHLPLEDSNISCMPVAASGGLVCYRKLLGNFVVCNPVTGSCSELPPLHFALENQSLNAVVMSTTFNDQMSYKIVLVFGELPNLLFKVYNSGSSCWEDEAALRRNVDDNSMDCDSTDDDNVVYFLSKAGTVVVSSMQRSPSKQYSSVITNKDGQEIVYFLSSSGTVVACNLTSRCFLEYPRLLPVFSEYSIDIVECGGEMVVVLLSEFLESTSLRVWKYDEANRCWQQIAAMPAAMSQEWYGKKADINCVGASGRIFICLNSPELCTYVLCDLVTNKWTELPKCCLNGEVMEFMSAFSFEPRIEASV from the coding sequence ATGGAACATAGTTTGAAAAGAAAGTCTCCAGAGAGTGGAGACAATTTACTCTTCAACAGATTTTCTCTGGATGACCTTAATGAAGATCTCTTGGAGAGGGTACTTTCATGGCTACCAACTTCCTCATTTTTTCGCCTCACTTCGGTGTGCAAGAGGTGGAAATCAGCTGCTGCTTCTGTGAGTTTCAAGCTTGCCTGCTCACACGTTCCTTCACGTGACCCTTGGTTTTTGATGGTTGCTCCAAACCTCAACCAATCTATTGTCTTCGACACTGCTGAAAACAGTTGGAAAAGACTCAATCACCTGCACCTTCCGCTCGAAGACTCTAACATCAGCTGCATGCCTGTTGCAGCCTCTGGTGGTCTGGTTTGCTACCGCAAACTGTTGGGAAACTTTGTTGTGTGCAATCCCGTTACCGGATCCTGTAGCGAACTCCCTCCATTGCATTTTGCCCTGGAAAACCAGTCTCTCAATGCGGTTGTGATGAGTACAACTTTCAATGATCAAATGTCCTATAAGATTGTGTTAGTCTTCGGTGAACTCCCTAACCTTTTGTTTAAAGTCTACAACTCTGGTTCTAGCTGTTGGGAAGATGAGGCTGCGCTGAGGAGGAATGTTGATGACAATTCCATGGATTGTGATTCAACCGATGATGACAATGTTGTGTACTTCCTTAGCAAGGCTGGAACTGTGGTGGTGAGTAGCATGCAGAGAAGCCCGTCTAAGCAGTATTCGTCGGTTATTACTAACAAAGACGGTCAGGAGATAGTGTATTTTCTCAGTTCTTCGGGGACGGTAGTAGCTTGCAATTTGACATCAAGGTGCTTCCTTGAGTACCCTAGGTTGCTGCCTGTTTTCAGTGAGTACTCCATTGATATCGTGGAGTGTGGTGGTGAGATGGTGGTTGTTTTGTTATCAGAATTCTTGGAAAGCACAAGTCTTAGGGTGTGGAAATACGACGAGGCCAATCGATGCTGGCAACAGATTGCTGCAATGCCTGCAGCAATGTCTCAAGAGTGGTATGGAAAGAAGGCAGATATTAACTGCGTTGGAGCCAGCGGTCGGATATTCATATGCTTGAACTCCCCTGAGCTATGTACTTATGTTCTGTGTGATTTGGTGACCAACAAATGGACCGAGTTGCCGAAATGTTGCTTGAATGGAGAAGTCATGGAATTCATGTCTGCCTTTTCATTTGAGCCAAGAATAGAGGCTTCTGTATGA